One genomic segment of Natrononativus amylolyticus includes these proteins:
- a CDS encoding DUF5518 domain-containing protein: MHPVRRLSDGLTDKSLRVAILVGLATVPVTLLLSWESVAGVDDGVVLGGSISGTPLLLAALFVGYYYSNREPDSRRAGIWTGLAGSLAAVLVYLANAAATIWAASPRMAAVAVVLTPLSVVFGVGLTVLVTMLAAQFSGWAARRLSRDHRVLEPETAADRASSDSRWWYRLVVAYALFAPIALGYTLGIAPESGAELGLSVLLLFVLVPLSVLAFVALFVDATAPRAAEAGWFPSVWLYVGVPIGAYALVYAGAAFSGEPRPAAPGVFGFTGALWAVVVVYLVQRNRDGGRA; the protein is encoded by the coding sequence ATGCACCCCGTTCGTCGCCTCTCCGATGGACTGACCGACAAGTCGCTGCGGGTCGCGATCCTCGTCGGGCTCGCGACGGTGCCCGTCACGCTGCTGCTCTCGTGGGAGTCGGTGGCCGGCGTAGACGACGGCGTCGTTCTCGGCGGGTCGATCTCGGGGACGCCCCTGCTGCTGGCCGCGTTGTTCGTCGGCTACTACTACAGCAACCGGGAACCCGACAGCCGCCGCGCCGGGATCTGGACCGGCCTCGCGGGCTCGCTCGCGGCCGTCCTCGTCTACCTGGCCAACGCGGCCGCGACGATCTGGGCCGCCTCGCCGCGAATGGCGGCCGTCGCGGTCGTTCTGACGCCGCTCAGCGTCGTCTTCGGCGTCGGACTCACCGTGCTCGTGACGATGCTCGCGGCCCAGTTCAGCGGGTGGGCGGCGCGGCGACTCAGTCGAGACCACCGGGTGCTCGAGCCGGAAACCGCCGCAGATCGGGCGTCATCCGACTCGCGGTGGTGGTACCGCCTCGTCGTCGCGTACGCGCTGTTCGCGCCGATCGCACTGGGCTACACGCTGGGGATTGCGCCCGAGAGCGGCGCCGAACTCGGACTGTCCGTCCTCCTGCTGTTCGTCCTGGTGCCGCTCTCGGTCCTCGCCTTCGTCGCGCTGTTCGTCGACGCGACGGCGCCTCGAGCCGCAGAAGCGGGCTGGTTCCCGAGCGTGTGGCTGTACGTGGGCGTTCCGATCGGCGCGTACGCACTCGTCTACGCGGGGGCGGCGTTCAGCGGGGAACCCCGCCCGGCCGCCCCCGGCGTGTTCGGGTTCACTGGGGCGCTCTGGGCGGTGGTCGTCGTCTACCTCGTTCAGCGCAACAGAGACGGCGGCCGGGCGTAG
- a CDS encoding stage II sporulation protein M, giving the protein MTDRSDGTRSWLAVSLVVVLATIATGAVAVVDRGEPTVALGAALTAVAIVALSVTAPDRLSAAWAEHRRYVWFATGLFAVGSLLGAVLLLAGIDLTELFLELVGDELGLEDGEPGEEFELELTATFFILNNTPPFVMSILGAFTLGVFTAFVMVLNGVLVGNIALSMAGLAGVGFIVVGLAPHGIFELPALFVASGVGFRLVHRFGQRVLGTRESFLTRAYLSRTGLLVLFAWLVLVVAAFVEAYVTPALLEALFGAGLEDGP; this is encoded by the coding sequence ATGACAGACCGTTCGGACGGCACCCGAAGCTGGCTGGCCGTCTCCCTCGTCGTCGTCCTCGCGACGATCGCGACGGGGGCCGTCGCGGTGGTCGACCGCGGCGAGCCGACGGTGGCCCTCGGCGCCGCCCTCACCGCCGTCGCGATCGTCGCCCTCTCGGTGACCGCCCCCGACCGGCTCTCCGCGGCGTGGGCCGAACACCGCCGCTACGTCTGGTTCGCGACCGGGCTGTTCGCCGTCGGCTCGCTCCTGGGTGCGGTGCTCCTGCTCGCGGGGATCGACCTCACCGAGCTCTTCCTCGAACTCGTCGGCGACGAACTCGGCCTCGAGGACGGCGAGCCGGGCGAGGAGTTCGAACTCGAGCTGACGGCCACCTTCTTCATCCTCAACAACACCCCGCCGTTCGTGATGTCGATCCTCGGGGCGTTCACGCTGGGTGTGTTCACCGCGTTCGTAATGGTGTTAAACGGCGTGCTCGTGGGAAACATCGCCCTCTCGATGGCGGGACTCGCCGGCGTCGGTTTCATCGTCGTCGGCCTCGCACCCCACGGAATCTTCGAGCTGCCCGCGCTGTTCGTGGCCTCCGGCGTCGGCTTCCGGCTCGTCCACCGGTTCGGCCAGCGGGTACTGGGCACCCGCGAGTCGTTCCTCACGCGGGCGTACCTCTCGCGGACGGGGCTGCTCGTGCTGTTCGCCTGGCTCGTCCTCGTCGTCGCGGCGTTCGTCGAGGCGTACGTGACGCCCGCGCTGCTCGAGGCGCTGTTCGGCGCCGGCCTCGAGGACGGTCCCTGA
- a CDS encoding threonine synthase encodes MNPDRSLATGQRSLAAPEIEYPLEPALTGGCPEASTDEVQYPVGVDYAYDDLESALFDAPPKAGLERWQPLLPPLAPETRLGEGNTPLVSVPAVGDWLGLEEVYVKDESQNPTWSHKDRLNRCTVSAAAREGAAGVVASSTGNHGAAAAAYAARAGLPCVVFTASRTPPAVQAFIERYGAVLLAVDDIEVRQDAVNRLADEYGFHAVSSRTRVHTGHAWGPEGYKTIAYELYCQFDGSVPGTVAVPTCYAELLYGVWKGFRELESLGLADRTPSIVACEPGVRAPLRAAVAAGREIARVEPEPTEAYSIKATTSSVRGLRAIRESGGIVVGFSEAELEESHHRLARSGLWQEDSGAAGVAGLQALFELDSAHAGDGPVAVDADGEPVSAPELESPVVAIATSSGFKNGRTHEAPRVEPEWTAIREALEAHGVLGD; translated from the coding sequence ATGAACCCCGACCGATCGCTGGCGACCGGTCAGCGCTCACTCGCAGCCCCCGAGATCGAGTACCCCCTCGAGCCGGCGCTCACCGGCGGCTGTCCGGAGGCGAGCACCGACGAGGTGCAGTACCCCGTCGGCGTCGACTACGCCTACGACGACCTCGAGTCCGCGCTGTTCGACGCACCGCCGAAAGCGGGACTCGAGCGCTGGCAACCACTCTTGCCGCCGCTCGCCCCCGAAACGCGGCTGGGCGAGGGGAACACGCCGCTGGTGTCGGTGCCGGCGGTCGGCGACTGGCTGGGTCTCGAGGAGGTGTACGTCAAAGACGAGAGTCAGAACCCAACCTGGAGCCACAAGGACCGGCTGAACCGGTGTACCGTCAGCGCCGCCGCCCGCGAGGGCGCGGCGGGGGTCGTCGCCTCCTCAACCGGAAACCACGGGGCCGCGGCCGCCGCCTACGCCGCTCGCGCCGGTCTCCCCTGCGTCGTGTTCACCGCCTCGCGGACCCCGCCCGCGGTCCAGGCGTTCATCGAGCGCTACGGGGCCGTCCTCCTGGCCGTCGACGACATCGAGGTGCGACAGGACGCCGTGAATCGGCTCGCCGACGAGTACGGCTTCCACGCCGTCAGCTCTCGCACCCGGGTCCACACCGGCCACGCCTGGGGGCCGGAGGGGTACAAGACGATCGCCTACGAGCTCTACTGCCAGTTCGACGGGTCGGTTCCCGGCACCGTCGCGGTTCCGACCTGTTACGCCGAACTCCTGTACGGCGTCTGGAAGGGGTTTCGCGAACTCGAGTCGCTGGGTCTCGCCGATCGGACGCCGTCGATCGTCGCCTGCGAACCCGGCGTGCGCGCCCCGCTCCGGGCGGCCGTCGCCGCGGGGCGAGAAATCGCCCGCGTCGAGCCCGAACCCACCGAGGCGTACTCCATCAAGGCGACGACGAGCAGCGTGCGCGGACTGCGCGCGATCCGCGAGAGCGGCGGTATCGTCGTCGGCTTCAGCGAGGCCGAACTCGAGGAGAGCCACCACCGCCTCGCGCGGAGCGGGCTCTGGCAGGAAGACTCGGGTGCAGCCGGCGTCGCGGGGCTCCAGGCATTATTCGAGCTCGACTCGGCTCACGCTGGCGACGGTCCAGTCGCCGTAGACGCGGACGGTGAGCCCGTCTCGGCTCCCGAACTCGAGTCGCCCGTCGTCGCGATCGCGACCTCGAGCGGGTTCAAGAACGGCCGAACGCACGAGGCCCCGCGGGTCGAGCCCGAGTGGACGGCGATCCGGGAGGCGCTCGAGGCCCACGGCGTTCTCGGGGACTGA
- a CDS encoding amidohydrolase, whose protein sequence is MSTLAITGGRLLLPELTIERADVLVDRETGEILEIAPDLAGAADERLDASNSLVTPGFVNGHCHVAMSLLRGYADDKPLETWLREDVWPVEGALTAEDVRVGTELGVLEMIKSGTTAFADMYFHVPEIASVIEQAGVRARLGHGIVTIGKDEEAARADAEESLAVAAEFDGAADGRIGTAFMPHSLTTVGEEYLEEFVPEARDLGVPVHYHANETRDEVSPIVDERGMRPLEYALEVGMLEREDFLAHGVHVDEREIDLLAESGASVIHCPASNMKLASGMAPVQDLLDAGVTVGLGTDGAASNNDLSMLDEARDAAMLGKLATDDASAVPAEAVVEMTFRGSADALGLESGRLVEGAPADLAVIDLEKPHLTPAHDLVSHLAYAAAAADVRHTVCDGRVLMRDREVQTLEEGAVLERATEHASALAERADG, encoded by the coding sequence ATGAGTACGCTGGCGATCACGGGCGGACGGCTGCTTCTGCCGGAGCTGACGATCGAACGCGCGGACGTGCTGGTCGACCGGGAAACCGGCGAGATCCTCGAGATCGCTCCCGACCTCGCGGGCGCGGCCGACGAGCGCCTCGACGCCTCGAACTCGCTGGTGACGCCGGGGTTCGTCAACGGCCACTGTCACGTCGCAATGTCGCTGTTGCGGGGGTACGCCGACGACAAGCCCCTCGAGACGTGGCTCCGCGAGGACGTCTGGCCGGTCGAGGGGGCGCTCACGGCCGAGGACGTCCGCGTCGGGACCGAACTCGGCGTCCTCGAGATGATCAAGTCGGGAACGACCGCGTTCGCGGACATGTACTTTCACGTCCCCGAGATCGCCAGTGTCATCGAGCAGGCGGGCGTGCGCGCCCGTCTGGGACACGGCATCGTCACGATCGGCAAGGACGAGGAAGCCGCCCGCGCGGACGCCGAAGAGAGCCTCGCGGTCGCCGCCGAGTTCGACGGCGCGGCCGACGGCCGGATCGGAACGGCGTTCATGCCCCACTCGCTGACGACCGTCGGCGAAGAGTATCTCGAGGAGTTCGTCCCCGAGGCCCGCGACCTCGGCGTCCCAGTCCACTACCACGCGAACGAAACCCGCGACGAGGTGTCGCCGATCGTCGACGAACGCGGGATGCGGCCGCTCGAGTACGCCCTCGAGGTGGGGATGCTCGAGCGCGAGGACTTCCTCGCCCACGGGGTCCACGTCGACGAGCGCGAAATCGACCTGCTCGCCGAGAGCGGCGCGAGCGTGATCCACTGTCCGGCCTCGAACATGAAACTCGCCAGCGGGATGGCCCCCGTTCAGGATCTGCTCGACGCCGGCGTCACCGTCGGCCTCGGCACCGACGGCGCGGCCTCGAACAACGACCTCTCGATGCTCGACGAGGCCCGCGACGCGGCCATGCTCGGGAAACTCGCGACCGACGACGCGAGCGCCGTTCCCGCCGAGGCGGTCGTCGAGATGACGTTCCGAGGAAGCGCCGACGCCCTCGGCCTCGAGTCCGGCCGCCTCGTCGAGGGCGCCCCCGCCGACCTCGCGGTGATCGACCTCGAGAAACCGCACCTCACGCCGGCCCACGACCTCGTGAGCCACCTCGCGTACGCGGCCGCGGCGGCCGACGTCCGTCACACCGTCTGTGACGGCAGGGTGCTGATGCGCGACCGCGAGGTGCAGACGCTCGAGGAGGGGGCGGTGCTCGAGCGGGCCACAGAGCACGCCTCGGCGCTCGCGGAGCGGGCCGACGGCTGA
- a CDS encoding adenosylhomocysteinase has product MTDYPPISEQLDDVAAAREEGRRKMDWASQHMPILAHLREEFVAEQPFSGERIAMAMHVEAKTAILVETLAEGGAEVAVTGCNPLSTHDDVSAALEAHENITSYAKRGVDDEEYYAAIEAVIAHEPTVTVDDGMDLVAAIHEDHPDLIEGIVGGAEETTTGVHRLRAMDADGALEYPVFAVNDTPMKRLFDNVHGTGESSLASIAMTTNLSWAGKNVVVAGFGYCGKGVARKAAGQNANVIVTEVEPRRALEAHMEGYDVMPMAEAAEIGDVFLTTTGNRDVIVEDHFEAMQDGVLLANAGHFDIEIDLEALSDLAVDTYEARDGVEAYEMDDGRRLNVIAEGRLVNLAAPISLGHPVEVMDQSFGVQAVCVREMLENAEQYEAGVHDVPDELDKEIAEIKLAAEGVAHDALTDVQREYMGSWDHGT; this is encoded by the coding sequence ATGACCGACTATCCGCCGATCAGCGAGCAGCTAGACGACGTGGCGGCCGCTCGCGAGGAGGGCCGACGCAAGATGGACTGGGCGAGCCAGCACATGCCGATCTTAGCGCACCTGCGCGAGGAGTTCGTCGCCGAGCAGCCCTTTTCGGGCGAGCGCATCGCGATGGCGATGCACGTCGAGGCGAAGACGGCGATCCTGGTCGAGACGCTCGCGGAGGGCGGCGCCGAAGTTGCGGTGACGGGCTGTAACCCGCTGTCGACTCACGACGACGTGAGCGCGGCGCTCGAAGCCCACGAGAACATCACGAGTTACGCGAAACGGGGCGTCGACGACGAGGAGTACTACGCCGCCATCGAGGCCGTCATCGCCCACGAACCCACCGTTACCGTGGACGACGGCATGGACCTCGTCGCCGCGATCCACGAGGACCACCCCGACCTGATCGAGGGGATCGTCGGCGGCGCGGAGGAGACCACGACGGGAGTCCACCGTCTGCGCGCGATGGACGCGGACGGGGCGCTCGAGTACCCCGTCTTCGCGGTGAACGACACGCCGATGAAGCGGCTGTTCGACAACGTCCACGGCACCGGCGAGTCCTCGCTCGCGAGCATCGCCATGACCACGAACCTCTCGTGGGCCGGCAAGAACGTCGTCGTCGCCGGCTTCGGCTACTGCGGGAAGGGCGTCGCCCGCAAAGCGGCGGGCCAGAACGCGAACGTGATCGTCACCGAAGTCGAGCCCCGCCGGGCGCTCGAGGCCCACATGGAAGGCTACGACGTGATGCCGATGGCCGAAGCAGCGGAGATCGGCGACGTCTTCCTCACCACCACGGGAAACCGCGACGTCATCGTCGAGGACCACTTCGAGGCCATGCAGGACGGCGTCCTGCTCGCCAACGCGGGTCACTTCGACATCGAGATCGACCTCGAGGCGCTCTCTGACCTCGCGGTCGACACCTACGAGGCCCGCGACGGCGTCGAGGCCTACGAGATGGACGACGGTCGCCGGCTGAACGTCATCGCGGAGGGACGACTCGTCAACCTCGCGGCGCCGATCTCGCTCGGCCACCCCGTCGAGGTGATGGACCAGTCCTTCGGCGTCCAGGCCGTCTGCGTCCGCGAGATGCTCGAGAACGCCGAGCAGTACGAGGCGGGCGTCCACGACGTCCCCGACGAGCTAGATAAAGAGATCGCCGAGATCAAACTCGCCGCCGAGGGCGTCGCCCACGACGCGCTCACCGACGTTCAGCGCGAGTACATGGGCTCGTGGGACCACGGAACGTAA
- a CDS encoding DoxX family protein gives MAATTQNRLESRLGGVTLEGTPHQLSAWAVVGLRLIMGWVMLTAGYGKIVGEFSAYGYLANVDPASPASAAFGAMAESGAMMAAVDVIIPWTQLLIGIALITGAFVRLAALGASIQMVMFYFGSWDVAGGFLNDQLVYAAVFLALGAFAAGRILGLGRYLEELPIVERYPKLRYLLG, from the coding sequence ATGGCAGCAACCACACAAAACAGATTGGAAAGCCGTCTCGGTGGCGTAACGCTCGAGGGAACCCCCCACCAGCTCAGCGCGTGGGCGGTCGTCGGTCTCCGGCTCATCATGGGCTGGGTGATGCTCACCGCCGGCTACGGAAAGATCGTCGGCGAGTTCAGCGCCTACGGCTACCTCGCGAACGTCGACCCGGCCAGCCCGGCGAGCGCCGCCTTCGGCGCGATGGCCGAGAGCGGCGCGATGATGGCCGCCGTGGACGTGATTATCCCGTGGACACAGCTCCTGATCGGCATCGCGCTGATCACCGGCGCGTTCGTCCGCCTGGCCGCGCTGGGCGCGTCGATCCAGATGGTGATGTTCTACTTCGGCAGTTGGGACGTCGCCGGCGGGTTCCTCAACGACCAGCTCGTCTACGCCGCGGTGTTCCTCGCGCTGGGCGCCTTCGCGGCGGGCCGGATCCTCGGCCTCGGCCGCTACCTCGAGGAGCTCCCGATCGTCGAGCGCTACCCGAAACTCCGGTACCTGCTCGGGTGA
- a CDS encoding CPBP family intramembrane glutamic endopeptidase, with product MDPLFQRDAYTRSLLAALLLAAGGLVAAQFTVLPAVFIDPTLAESPADAARSAILAMMALNFVGMVIVGAVYLRWRGYGWSYLDLRAPTAREWAYTLLATVVAIAVMYAVSILSTVLGLPEADNQVIEFIGDDSTMVLLMLVIVFLFNAPAEEFLFRNVIQKRLYAAFTPIGAVIATSAIFAAVHIPTYGLALDGTAADPMALVPIMLTLFIGSIIFGYLYVVTETLVAPIAAHAFYNAFQFALLYLVLEFFPEEFEAAMAVVVDLLPALAL from the coding sequence ATGGATCCGCTCTTTCAACGGGACGCATACACGCGCTCGCTGCTCGCCGCACTGTTGCTCGCCGCGGGCGGCCTCGTCGCCGCCCAGTTCACCGTGCTGCCGGCGGTGTTCATCGACCCGACGCTCGCGGAGTCGCCCGCGGACGCCGCGCGGTCGGCGATTCTCGCGATGATGGCGCTGAACTTCGTCGGAATGGTGATCGTCGGCGCCGTCTACCTCCGCTGGCGCGGCTACGGCTGGTCGTACCTCGACCTGCGCGCGCCGACGGCCCGGGAGTGGGCGTACACCCTCCTCGCGACGGTCGTCGCGATCGCCGTCATGTACGCCGTCAGCATCCTGTCGACCGTTCTCGGACTTCCCGAGGCGGACAACCAGGTCATCGAGTTCATCGGCGACGACTCGACGATGGTGTTGCTCATGCTCGTCATCGTCTTCCTGTTCAACGCCCCGGCCGAGGAGTTCCTGTTCCGAAACGTGATCCAGAAGCGCCTCTACGCCGCCTTCACACCGATCGGGGCCGTGATCGCCACGAGCGCCATCTTCGCCGCGGTTCACATCCCAACGTACGGCCTGGCGCTCGACGGCACGGCCGCCGATCCAATGGCGCTCGTTCCGATCATGCTCACGCTCTTTATCGGCTCGATCATCTTCGGCTACCTGTACGTCGTCACGGAGACGCTCGTCGCGCCGATCGCCGCCCACGCCTTCTACAACGCCTTCCAGTTCGCGCTGCTCTACCTCGTACTGGAGTTCTTCCCCGAGGAGTTCGAGGCCGCGATGGCCGTCGTCGTCGACCTCCTGCCCGCGCTCGCGCTGTAG
- the hjc gene encoding Holliday junction resolvase Hjc, producing the protein MSQAKGDRRERELVNRLDEAGFAVMRAPASGAATERELPDVLAGDGERFYAIEAKSSSGKPIYLTGEEVEALIYFARNFGAKPRIAVRFDREDWYFFHPGDLYVTGGGNYRVKKETAIADGVDFAEFIGDSRKVTLEEVGQTDPGPDPEILRVLNAVEQGVMGAEEAAELLE; encoded by the coding sequence ATGTCTCAGGCGAAGGGTGACCGCCGCGAGCGCGAACTCGTCAACAGACTCGACGAGGCGGGCTTCGCGGTGATGCGGGCACCCGCCAGCGGCGCGGCCACGGAGCGGGAACTGCCGGACGTCCTCGCCGGCGACGGCGAGCGGTTCTACGCCATCGAGGCGAAGTCGAGTTCCGGGAAACCGATCTACCTCACCGGCGAGGAGGTCGAGGCGCTCATCTACTTCGCGCGGAACTTCGGGGCGAAACCCCGAATCGCCGTACGGTTCGACCGCGAGGACTGGTACTTCTTTCACCCCGGCGACCTCTACGTCACCGGCGGGGGCAACTATCGGGTGAAAAAAGAAACCGCGATCGCCGACGGCGTCGACTTCGCGGAGTTCATCGGCGACTCGAGGAAGGTCACCCTCGAGGAGGTCGGCCAGACCGATCCCGGTCCGGACCCGGAGATCCTCCGCGTGCTGAACGCGGTCGAACAGGGCGTGATGGGCGCCGAGGAGGCCGCGGAGCTGCTCGAGTAA
- a CDS encoding cytochrome P450 has protein sequence MTVSARPPGPRGAPVVGVIPRYARDPFRFMTAVRDAYGDVAAFDFGPVDTYMVTSPEGIERVLVGEEHRYSKPDFQTDAFDDLLGEGLLLSEGDLWRERRQLAGPAFAPARIDGLAPVMADRAAAMVDRWTDGEVRDLEWEMARVTLEIIVEAMFGVDLPVGLAKKTALSLEPIGSRFEPDPRRVVVPDWLPTPENREFARSLARLEEVVDELISRRRRNGIARGDRDLLALLLRAEGAGRIDETGIRDELVTMLLAGHDTTALVLTYTWALLSENPDVEGTVHDEVVRVLGDEPPTAAAVRKLETLRNALRESMRLYPPVYVLFRQADETTELAGYEIPAGSFVMLPQWAVHRDPRYFRGPERFDPDRWREPTHSTYAYFPFGAGPRGCIGRGFTMLEAPIIAATVIREFRLERRADGPIPLRGSLTVHPADGMEMRLHRRDE, from the coding sequence ATGACCGTCTCGGCTCGACCACCGGGGCCGCGCGGCGCGCCCGTCGTCGGCGTCATCCCCCGATACGCGAGGGACCCGTTCCGCTTTATGACCGCCGTTCGCGACGCCTACGGCGACGTCGCGGCGTTCGATTTCGGACCGGTAGACACGTACATGGTGACCTCCCCCGAGGGGATCGAACGGGTTCTCGTCGGCGAGGAGCACCGGTACTCGAAACCCGACTTCCAGACCGACGCGTTCGACGACCTGCTCGGCGAGGGGCTGTTGCTGAGCGAGGGCGACCTCTGGCGCGAGCGCCGTCAGCTGGCGGGGCCGGCCTTTGCCCCCGCCCGGATCGACGGACTGGCACCCGTGATGGCAGACCGGGCGGCGGCAATGGTCGATCGCTGGACTGACGGCGAGGTCAGGGACCTCGAGTGGGAGATGGCCCGCGTCACCCTCGAGATCATCGTCGAGGCGATGTTCGGCGTCGACCTCCCGGTCGGACTGGCGAAGAAAACGGCGCTGTCCCTCGAGCCGATCGGTAGCCGATTCGAACCGGACCCGCGCCGAGTGGTGGTGCCCGACTGGCTGCCGACCCCGGAGAACCGCGAGTTCGCCCGCTCGCTCGCCCGCCTCGAGGAGGTCGTCGACGAACTGATTTCGAGGCGTCGGCGAAATGGGATCGCCCGCGGCGACCGGGACCTGCTGGCGCTGCTGTTGCGCGCGGAGGGGGCCGGCCGGATCGACGAAACCGGGATTCGGGACGAACTCGTCACGATGCTGCTCGCGGGCCACGATACGACGGCGCTGGTGCTCACCTACACCTGGGCGCTACTCTCCGAGAACCCCGATGTCGAGGGGACGGTCCACGACGAAGTCGTCCGCGTTCTCGGCGACGAACCGCCGACGGCGGCCGCCGTTCGAAAGCTCGAGACGCTGCGAAACGCCCTCCGGGAGTCGATGCGGCTCTACCCGCCGGTGTACGTGCTGTTCCGCCAGGCCGACGAGACGACCGAACTCGCCGGCTACGAGATCCCTGCGGGATCGTTCGTCATGCTCCCGCAGTGGGCGGTCCACCGCGACCCGCGCTACTTCCGGGGCCCGGAGCGGTTCGACCCCGATCGCTGGCGCGAGCCGACCCACTCCACCTACGCCTACTTCCCGTTCGGCGCCGGCCCGCGGGGTTGCATCGGGAGGGGATTCACCATGCTCGAGGCGCCGATCATCGCCGCGACCGTGATCCGGGAGTTCCGCCTCGAGCGCCGTGCCGACGGTCCGATTCCGCTCCGGGGATCGCTGACGGTTCACCCCGCCGACGGGATGGAGATGCGCCTGCACCGTCGAGACGAGTGA
- a CDS encoding acyl-CoA dehydrogenase family protein — protein sequence MSPPIDYGAFDEGRHVNYWALDRTLQRELRRVYTREEFDWAEPRLESFGDLVGNVVADSADYIDDHGPELETYDKHGEIQNRVRYPAEQYENERAVYESGIVADVFEAPPGREEPLPFSHNLAMQYLLSYADPGFDCPVAMTAGAALVLEKFGDDDLEPYREALTNREYDGLIEGAMFLTEKQGGSDVGAAETRAEWDEDEGCWRLYGEKWFCSNIDAEGTLALARAEGAPEGTAGLSMFLVSHSALEGGPVTKGDLLEDGPLSPDELNDQLYRRLKDKLGTISVPTGEVEFTGAKAYLVGEAEYGFKQMAEMLNLERLSNAAASCGIIGRVALESKIYAANREAFGETIDQYPLMRADLVDMAVSHEAATAYVFEAARLFAERERAERAGEEADDAYRLMRLLIPIAKLRTARMAVDAASYGMEIHGGNGYVNEFVTNRLLRDAQVLPIWEGTENVLSLDVLRALEREAAHEPLFEAIEGGLAAVEHPALANAAGTVESEYRDLASALATLTDADGEYAQLSAKRLAHYVFDVFTAALLLEEAQTALEDGNGRTALVARRFVATELESQAARGITEGDRFALEHFDPIVRYAPVEPAELG from the coding sequence ATGTCACCACCCATCGACTACGGCGCCTTCGACGAGGGGCGTCACGTCAACTACTGGGCGCTCGACCGGACCCTGCAGCGGGAGCTCCGGCGGGTGTACACGCGCGAGGAGTTCGACTGGGCGGAGCCCCGCCTCGAGTCCTTCGGCGACCTCGTCGGGAACGTCGTCGCCGACAGCGCCGACTACATCGACGACCACGGACCGGAGCTCGAGACCTACGACAAACACGGCGAAATCCAGAATCGCGTGCGGTACCCCGCCGAGCAGTACGAGAACGAGCGAGCCGTCTACGAGTCGGGGATCGTCGCCGACGTCTTCGAGGCCCCGCCGGGTCGCGAGGAGCCGCTGCCGTTCTCGCACAATCTCGCGATGCAGTACCTGCTGAGCTACGCCGACCCCGGCTTCGACTGCCCCGTCGCGATGACCGCGGGGGCGGCGCTGGTTCTGGAGAAGTTCGGCGACGACGACCTCGAGCCCTACCGCGAGGCGCTGACGAACCGCGAGTACGACGGCCTCATCGAGGGGGCGATGTTCCTCACCGAGAAGCAGGGCGGCAGCGACGTCGGCGCGGCCGAGACGCGCGCCGAATGGGACGAAGACGAGGGGTGCTGGCGCCTGTACGGCGAGAAGTGGTTCTGCTCCAACATCGACGCCGAAGGAACGCTCGCGCTCGCTCGGGCCGAGGGTGCCCCCGAGGGAACGGCGGGGCTCTCGATGTTTCTCGTGTCGCATTCGGCTCTGGAAGGCGGACCGGTGACGAAAGGCGACCTGCTCGAGGACGGCCCCCTCTCCCCCGACGAACTCAACGACCAGCTGTACCGCCGGCTGAAGGACAAACTCGGCACCATCTCGGTGCCGACGGGTGAGGTCGAGTTCACGGGCGCGAAGGCGTATCTCGTGGGCGAGGCGGAATACGGCTTCAAACAGATGGCCGAGATGCTCAACCTCGAGCGGCTGTCGAACGCCGCCGCCTCCTGTGGGATCATCGGGCGAGTGGCCCTCGAGAGCAAGATCTACGCCGCGAACCGGGAGGCGTTCGGCGAGACGATCGACCAGTACCCGCTCATGCGGGCGGATCTGGTCGACATGGCCGTTTCCCACGAGGCCGCGACGGCGTACGTCTTCGAGGCCGCGCGGCTGTTCGCAGAGCGCGAGCGGGCCGAACGAGCGGGGGAAGAAGCTGACGACGCCTACCGGCTGATGCGCCTGCTGATCCCGATCGCGAAGCTTCGAACCGCCCGGATGGCCGTCGACGCCGCCTCCTACGGGATGGAGATCCACGGCGGCAACGGTTACGTCAACGAGTTCGTCACCAACCGGCTGCTCCGGGACGCGCAGGTGCTGCCCATCTGGGAGGGCACCGAGAACGTCCTCTCGCTCGACGTGCTCCGGGCGCTCGAGCGCGAGGCCGCTCACGAACCGCTGTTCGAGGCGATCGAAGGGGGGCTCGCCGCGGTCGAGCACCCCGCACTCGCGAATGCCGCCGGAACCGTCGAATCCGAGTACCGCGACCTCGCAAGCGCGCTCGCGACGCTGACCGACGCCGACGGCGAGTACGCACAGCTTTCGGCCAAGCGCCTCGCCCACTACGTCTTCGACGTCTTCACCGCCGCCCTGCTGCTCGAGGAAGCCCAGACGGCCCTCGAGGACGGGAACGGCAGAACGGCGCTGGTCGCCCGGCGGTTCGTCGCGACCGAACTCGAGAGTCAGGCGGCGCGCGGGATCACCGAGGGCGACCGGTTCGCCCTCGAGCACTTCGATCCGATCGTGCGGTACGCGCCGGTCGAGCCGGCGGAACTCGGTTGA